Proteins from a genomic interval of Quercus robur chromosome 9, dhQueRobu3.1, whole genome shotgun sequence:
- the LOC126698719 gene encoding acidic endochitinase-like: MAAHKQSSFLLLSLLIISLCKSSQAAGIAIYWGQNSNEGSLADTCATGNYQYVNIAFLYTFGNGQTPKLNLAGHCDPSANTCTRFSSEIKACQGQGIKVFLSLGGSDGSYTLSTADDAKQVANYLWNTYLGGKSNSRPLGDAVLDGIDFDIELDSTQHYDELARSLNGFSQQKKVYLAAAPQCPYPDAHLDAAIKTGLFDYVWVQFYNNPGCQYSGNANNLLNSWKTWTAVQAKQVFLGLPAATAAAPSGGFIPADVLKSQVLPSIKTSPKYGGVMIWNKNFDNGYSASIKSAV, translated from the coding sequence ATGGCCGCCCATAAACAATCATCATTCCTTTTATTGTCCCTCTTAATCATCTCTTTATGCAAATCCTCACAGGCTGCTGGGATTGCCATATATTGGGGCCAAAACTCCAATGAAGGCTCCTTGGCTGACACTTGTGCCACAGGGAACTACCAATATGTGAACATAGCTTTCTTATACACATTCGGTAATGGTCAAACCCCAAAGCTAAACCTAGCTGGGCACTGTGACCCCAGTGCCAATACTTGTACCCGTTTCAGCTCTGAAATCAAAGCTTGCCAAGGGCAAGGCATCAAAGTCTTCCTTTCACTTGGAGGCTCTGATGGCAGCTACACACTTTCTACAGCTGATGATGCAAAGCAAGTTGCAAATTACCTTTGGAATACCTATCTAGGAGGTAAGTCCAATTCACGTCCACTGGGCGATGCTGTTTTGGATGGCATTGATTTTGACATCGAGTTGGATTCAACCCAACACTACGATGAACTTGCTAGATCACTTAATGGATTTAGCCAACAAAAAAAGGTGTACTTAGCCGCAGCTCCACAATGTCCATACCCAGATGCTCATCTAGATGCCGCCATCAAAACCGGTCTGTTTGATTATGTTTGGGTTCAATTCTACAACAACCCTGGATGTCAGTACTCAGGCAATGCAAACAACCTTTTGAATTCGTGGAAAACATGGACTGCTGTTCAAGCTAAGCAAGTGTTCTTGGGACTACCAGCGGCTACCGCGGCGGCTCCAAGTGGTGGATTTATCCCAGCTGATGTGCTCAAATCTCAGGTCCTTCCATCTATTAAGACTTCTCCCAAGTATGGAGGGGTTATGATttggaacaaaaattttgataatggGTATAGTGCATCCATAAAGAGCGCTGTCTAG